TTTCTCGATCAGATTGTGCAGGCCGGTCATGGGGAAAGCGGGGGCAAATAGGCTGTTGAGCCAGGCCTTGACCGGCGGCAGGCCCCAGATGAACACAAACACCGAGAGAATGATCCATGGCGTCCAGGCGGCGATCAGCGCGCTCCTGCTGTGCTTGGCCACAGGCTGGGGCGGCTTGACTTCGGAGGCGCTGACATCCTTGCCACGCAGCGAGGCCGAAGTCCAGATCTTCTTGGGCTGCCAGACGCGCAGGAACAGGATCAGGCTGGCCATGGAAACAATGGCCGCGATGATGTCCACCAGCTCTGGGCCGATGAAGTTGGAGACCAGATACTGAGGAATCGCAAACGACAGGCCGGTGACCAGAATCGCGGGCCAGATCTCCATCATTCCCTTGCGACCGGCAAAGGCCCAGATCAGCCAGAACGGCACCAGCACCGAGAAGAAGGGCAGCTGGCGGCCGATCATGGCGGTCACCTCCATCAGATCGTAGCCATGGACCTTGGCCAGCGTGATGACGGGCGTGCCCAGGGCGCCAAAGGCTACGGGAGCGGTGTTGGCGATCAGCGACAGACCGGATGCCGCCAGCGGCGAAAAGCCCAGGCCGATCAGGATGGCGGCCGTCACGGCCACGGGCGTGCCGAAGCCGGCAGCGCCTTCGAAAAAGGCACCGAAAGAAAAGGCAATCAGCAGCAGCTGGATGCGGCGGTCTTCGGTGATTCCGGAAAGTGAATCCTGCAGCACCTTGAAGCTGCCGTTCTGCTCGGTCAGCTGATGCAGGAAGATGATGTTCAGCACAATCCAGCCAATGGGCAGCAGGCCGGTAAAGCCGCCGAACAAGGCTGCGCGCCCTGCCATTTCGCCGGGCATGTTGTAGACAAAAATTGCAATCAGCAGCGCGGCAATCAGGCCAGCTCCTGCGGCCAGATGGGCCTTCATGTGCAGAAAACCAAGGCCCACCAGCATCACCACGACCGGAATGGCCGCCAGCAATGTGGATAGCCACATATTCGATAGGGGGTCATAGACCTGTTGCCAAACCATCTCTGTTGTCTCCTGCTTGTTGTGATAACAAGGATGGTCGCTGGACGAATAAGCTTGCATACCTAGCATTAGCCCTTGATTTTTCCTGGCTGAAGAAAATTTCAAAACCGGCATAAATCACTTCAAACCATAGCGCACTGCCGATGACGGCGATGAGGGCTACCATCGGGTTCAATTCCAATTACAAGGCTAGAAGTCGTGAGCGATCTTTCCAAAATCACCTGTATCGAAGACCTGCGTGTGGTGGCCAAGCGTCGTGTGCCGCGCATGTTCTATGACTACGCCGATTCGGGCTCTTACACGCAGGGCACGTATCGGGCCAACGAAGACGAGTTCCAGACCATCAAGCTGCGTCAGCGTGTGGCCGTGAACATGGAAGGGCGCAGCACGCGCACCACCATGATCGGCGAGGAGGTCGCCATGCCGGTGGCGATTGCGCCCACGGGCCTGACCGGCATGCAGCATGCAGATGGCGAGATTCTTGGAGCCAAGGCCGCCAAGGCCTTTGGCGTGCCGTTCACGCTGTCCACCATGAGCATCTGTTCGCTGGAGGACATAGCCGAGCACACCGATCGCCATCCGTTCTGGTTCCAGCTCTATGTGATGCGTGACAAGGCCTTCATGGAGCGCCTGATCAATCGTGCCAAGGCGGCCAACTGCTCGGCGCTGGTGGTGACGCTGGACCTGCAGATCCTGGGTCAGCGCCACAAGGACATCAAGAATGGCCTGTCCACCCCGCCCAAGCCCACGCTGGCAAACCTCATCAACCTGGCGACCAAGCCGCACTGGTGCCTGGGCATGCTGGGCACCAAGCGCCGCAGCTTCGGCAATATCGTCGGCCATGTGGATGGTGTGGGCGATGTGTCCTCGCTGTCGTCCTGGACGGCAGATCAGTTCGATCCGTCACTGAACTGGAGCGATGTGGAATGGATCAAGAAGCTCTGGGGCGGCAAGATCATTCTCAAGGGCGTGATGGATGCCGAAGATGCGCGTCTGGCGGCGCAAAGCGGTGCTGACGCACTGGTGGTCAGCAACCATGGCGGCCGCCAGCTCGACGGTGCGCCTTCTTCGATTGCGGCCTTGCCATCGATTGCAGAGGCTGCGGGCAAGGACATCGAAGTCTGGATGGATGGCGGCATTCGCAGCGGTCAGGACGTGCTCAAGGCCCGCGCACTGGGTGCGCAGGGCACGATGATCGGTCGCAGCTTCCTCTACGGTCTGGGTGCTTATGGCCAGGCCGGTGTGAGCAAGGCGCTGCAGATCATCCACAAGGAGCTGGACACCACCATGGCCTTCTGCGGGCACACCAATATCAACCAGGTCGGCAAAGAGATTCTGTTGCCAGGGACTTATCCCAAGCCGTTTGCCGTGATCTGATCCATGTTGTAGGCGGCTTGCTGCGTTGCGAGCTGCCGCGACCTCTGGCCGGAGGTCAGGAGTTGCTGGCCCTGGGCTTCCACTCCTGCACCTGCTGCTGGATCTTGGCCCGTTGCGCCGGCTTCAATTTCTTGGCGATGATTTCCTGCTGCTTGGCCGAATCCTTCTCGCCATCCTTGGCCGCCAGCAGTGCCCAGAAATAGGCCTGGGGCCAGCTTTGCTGAACGCCACGGCCCAGCGCATACATGGAGCCGACGTTGAACTGGCTATTGGCATCTCCTTGCTCTGCCGCAATCATGTACCACTTGAAGGCCTCCTTGCTGTCTTGCGCCACGCCACGGCCATGGTCGTACATATAGCCGAGATTGCTCTGGCTCGAGACATGGTTTTGCGCCACGGCAAGGCGATACAGCCTGACGGCTTCCTCCGGGTTCTCGGCCACGCCACGACCGTCGTCATACATCACTGCGAGGTTGAACAGGCCATCGACATCGCCTTGTTCTGCGGCCAGGCGATACCATTTGACGGCCTCTTCATCGCTTTGCGGCACGCCGCGCCCGCGGCCGTACATCAGGCCGATATTGGACTGGCTCTCGGCGTGGCCCTGCTTTGCCGCCAGCATGAACCACTTGGCTGCTTCCTCATCGTTTTTGGGGGCACCACGGCCAGTGAGGTAGGCGGCTGCGAGTTTGAACTGTGACTGGGCGTCACCGGCCTCGGCTGCTTGCCGCAGGTCGGGCGATTGTGCGACGGCCAAAGTGCTGCAGAGCAGCAAGGCGGCTACGCAAAAGAGACTGCTGAAGGGCTTTTTCATGGCTTGCTTGTCGTTGAGGCGTTGCGGTTGCGAGCGTGCAGATTCAGCGAATTTGCGGCCTGGGTTTCCAGTTGCCGATTCGCGAGTCCTGTGCAGCACGCTCTGCGGGCTTGAGCTTGTGGGCCGCCGCATCGCGCAGCGACACCGTGTCTTCCAGGCCTTGGGCGGCTGCCAGGGCATACCAGAAATAGGCCTGAGACAGGCTGCGTCTGACGCCACGGCCTTCCTCGAACATCGTGCCGAGGTTGACCTGGGCCGTCGCATTGCCTTGTTCCGCGGCCAGGCCCAGCAGTCTGGCCGCTTTCTTTTCGTCGAGCGGCACGCCGCGACCGGTGGCATACATCACGGCGAGGTTGGCCTGGCCCGAGTCATGGCCTTTTGCAGCCGCTATGCCAAACCATTTGGCGGCCTCCTGATCGTTTTGTTCCACGCCGCGGCCGTTGACATACATCAGTCCCAGGTTGTACTGGGCATCGAGAAGGTTTTGCGCTGCAGCGAGCCGATACCACTTGACGGCCTCCTCATCGCTTTGCTCGACGCCACGTCCATCTTCATACATCACGCCCAGGTTGAACTGGCCGTTGGCCTCTCCCTGCGCTGCCGAAAGGCGGTACCACTTGACGGCCTCCTGGTCGCTTTGCTTCACGCCACGGCCCCGGTCATACATCAAGCCGAGATTGCTCTGGCTCAATGCATTGCCTTGTGCTGCCGCAAGACCAAACCAATGAGCGGCTCTCTCGTCGCTTTTTGCCACGCCACGACCTTCCACGTATATCTGGCCGAGATCCAGCTGTGCCTGGGCATCCCCCGCTTGCGCTTTGTGCAGCAGGTCCGCGGGTTGGGCCATGGCCAAGGTGCTGGCCAGCAGCAGTGCGGCAGCGGAGTAAAGGTGAGCCATGTTTTTCTGCATTTTTTCCTGATGTTCTTGAGATAGAGGCGCTGTGTTCGGTTGGCAGCTGCAAAGCTCGCCATCACTTCAGGCTGCCCTGAGGTCTGCCGGTGCAGGGGCGCAGTGAAGCGGTTCGCTGTGCGTGAACGTGCAGGGAGGCCGCACGGCGAAACCACCAATCATCGGGTCCCGGCTGATTCACGCCGGGCCATGGATCGGGAGCCTCTGGAGCACTGGTCATTGCCGTCAATGGAGCAGGCCGATGTGCTGATTGCGGGGCAGAGCGAGGAGCATTCTAGTCATCTAAAAAGCTGCAGCCGCCAGTCGCTCATCGCGCCTGGCGGCTGCAGTTCGTTGATCAGGGACGCTTGTTAGCCCCGAGCCCGACCGGGCATCGTGATCGAGAAGTGCTTATTCGTGCTGCAGGCGCTTGCGCATGGCAAAGCCATAGCCCAGTCCCAGCAAGGCTGCCATGGCCGAGCCGGCCAGAATGCCCAGCTTGGCCGCCCCCAGCAATGAGGCATCCGCGAAGGCCAGGCCGCCGACAAAGATGGACATCGTAAAGCCGATGCCGGCCAGCAGGCCCACCAGCAGCACGCCGCGCCAGTTCAGGCCCTCGGGCAGGCTGCACAGCCCGCTCTTGACGGCCAGCCAGGTGCAGATGAAGACCCCCAGGGGCTTGCCCAGCACCAGGGCCACCAGCACGGCCATGGCCGTGGTCTGCGGTGCGGCAGCGCTCAGGTCGATGCCCGAAAACTGCACGCCGGCATTGGCCAGCGCAAAGATGGGCATGATGCAGAAAGCCACCCATGGATGAAGAATCATGGGCAGGCGCAGAGCGGGCGGCAGCAGGTCGCGCTGTGCGAACTGGGCAGTACGCAACTCCTGCATCAGGTGCTGTGGATCGGGCCGGCCGCTCAGCATCTGCTCGCCGGCCTTGCGCATGGCCGTCTGTGCCGTGATCAGCGGCGGCATGGGGGCGGGGCGGGCAAACACGGGCGTCATCAGACCCAGCACCACGCCTGCCAGCGTGGGGTGAGCGCCGGTCTTGAGCAGGCCGAACCAGAGAATGGCTCCGGGCAGCACATACAGGGGCGCGGCGGCAATGCCCATGCGGTTGAACAGCA
This region of Comamonas thiooxydans genomic DNA includes:
- a CDS encoding L-lactate permease encodes the protein MVWQQVYDPLSNMWLSTLLAAIPVVVMLVGLGFLHMKAHLAAGAGLIAALLIAIFVYNMPGEMAGRAALFGGFTGLLPIGWIVLNIIFLHQLTEQNGSFKVLQDSLSGITEDRRIQLLLIAFSFGAFFEGAAGFGTPVAVTAAILIGLGFSPLAASGLSLIANTAPVAFGALGTPVITLAKVHGYDLMEVTAMIGRQLPFFSVLVPFWLIWAFAGRKGMMEIWPAILVTGLSFAIPQYLVSNFIGPELVDIIAAIVSMASLILFLRVWQPKKIWTSASLRGKDVSASEVKPPQPVAKHSRSALIAAWTPWIILSVFVFIWGLPPVKAWLNSLFAPAFPMTGLHNLIEKMPPVVPQPTKEGAVYTLNLLSATGTAILFSAIVSAFVMKYNPVTIVRTFFKTTWLVRYSLLTIVLMLALGTLTRYSGTDTTLGLAFANTGVFYPFFGTLMGWLGVALTGSDTASNVLFGGMQKVAADQLGLSPNLMGAANSSGGVMGKMIDAQSIVVASTATRWFNREGDILRYVFFHSIALACLMGLFVTMQAYVWPFKLMVN
- a CDS encoding alpha-hydroxy acid oxidase, which encodes MSDLSKITCIEDLRVVAKRRVPRMFYDYADSGSYTQGTYRANEDEFQTIKLRQRVAVNMEGRSTRTTMIGEEVAMPVAIAPTGLTGMQHADGEILGAKAAKAFGVPFTLSTMSICSLEDIAEHTDRHPFWFQLYVMRDKAFMERLINRAKAANCSALVVTLDLQILGQRHKDIKNGLSTPPKPTLANLINLATKPHWCLGMLGTKRRSFGNIVGHVDGVGDVSSLSSWTADQFDPSLNWSDVEWIKKLWGGKIILKGVMDAEDARLAAQSGADALVVSNHGGRQLDGAPSSIAALPSIAEAAGKDIEVWMDGGIRSGQDVLKARALGAQGTMIGRSFLYGLGAYGQAGVSKALQIIHKELDTTMAFCGHTNINQVGKEILLPGTYPKPFAVI
- a CDS encoding tetratricopeptide repeat protein → MKKPFSSLFCVAALLLCSTLAVAQSPDLRQAAEAGDAQSQFKLAAAYLTGRGAPKNDEEAAKWFMLAAKQGHAESQSNIGLMYGRGRGVPQSDEEAVKWYRLAAEQGDVDGLFNLAVMYDDGRGVAENPEEAVRLYRLAVAQNHVSSQSNLGYMYDHGRGVAQDSKEAFKWYMIAAEQGDANSQFNVGSMYALGRGVQQSWPQAYFWALLAAKDGEKDSAKQQEIIAKKLKPAQRAKIQQQVQEWKPRASNS
- a CDS encoding tetratricopeptide repeat protein, producing MAHLYSAAALLLASTLAMAQPADLLHKAQAGDAQAQLDLGQIYVEGRGVAKSDERAAHWFGLAAAQGNALSQSNLGLMYDRGRGVKQSDQEAVKWYRLSAAQGEANGQFNLGVMYEDGRGVEQSDEEAVKWYRLAAAQNLLDAQYNLGLMYVNGRGVEQNDQEAAKWFGIAAAKGHDSGQANLAVMYATGRGVPLDEKKAARLLGLAAEQGNATAQVNLGTMFEEGRGVRRSLSQAYFWYALAAAQGLEDTVSLRDAAAHKLKPAERAAQDSRIGNWKPRPQIR
- the nhaA gene encoding Na+/H+ antiporter NhaA: MDPQTLVQAPAPSASQKSSRIPALQTATERVQAQISHLLHIESFAGMVLMLAAAAALIWANSAAAPSYFALWHAPVALTLGPWSFSTDLHFIVNDVLMTVFFLVVGMEIRRELHNGALASLRQASLPLIAAIGGVAVPALIYVALAGNDRTLLNGWAIPTATDIAFAVGVLALLGRNIPGALRIFLLALAIIDDIVAVLIIAFFYSGGLQAMGFVVAAAGVLLVLLFNRMGIAAAPLYVLPGAILWFGLLKTGAHPTLAGVVLGLMTPVFARPAPMPPLITAQTAMRKAGEQMLSGRPDPQHLMQELRTAQFAQRDLLPPALRLPMILHPWVAFCIMPIFALANAGVQFSGIDLSAAAPQTTAMAVLVALVLGKPLGVFICTWLAVKSGLCSLPEGLNWRGVLLVGLLAGIGFTMSIFVGGLAFADASLLGAAKLGILAGSAMAALLGLGYGFAMRKRLQHE